The following proteins are co-located in the Rhodococcus opacus B4 genome:
- a CDS encoding acyltransferase family protein, which produces MSVEVGSQQTTSLRRLDLDIIRVIGVIAVVAGHAWDSEWIHRLLYPWHVPVFFILAGYLWRDNRALSDEVARRFRTLAVPYSFWIAVLLCLLVVFRKLNGTLDVREVMKTLYGGVAATAPFSAFWFVSALFVGSVFFRLLSELKAGFFTAIVLALLVTSSLAGEQVARLPLSIGSGALCVLFLVVGRFIRRASMLTKPHPLFVSFLAVFLFAVFASGLLPSLDLKRGDYGFPVLGIVAAAMAFVVLLGVSGALSSLIGREGGFQSWITRLASCSLGVVLIHAFPIMVLRGLAPTWCIFLSSLIVSWLISVAFLRFKVGRAVLGVG; this is translated from the coding sequence GTGAGCGTTGAAGTTGGCTCTCAGCAAACTACCTCGCTGCGGCGTCTAGATTTAGATATTATCCGTGTAATAGGAGTGATCGCGGTAGTCGCCGGCCATGCTTGGGATAGCGAATGGATTCATCGCTTGCTATACCCGTGGCACGTTCCCGTTTTCTTTATTCTCGCGGGGTATTTATGGCGGGATAATCGTGCGCTAAGCGATGAGGTGGCGCGTCGATTTAGAACGTTGGCGGTTCCCTATAGTTTCTGGATCGCGGTCTTGCTCTGCCTTCTCGTCGTGTTTCGCAAATTGAATGGCACTTTGGACGTGCGCGAAGTGATGAAGACTCTTTATGGTGGAGTGGCGGCAACCGCCCCATTCTCAGCATTCTGGTTCGTGAGTGCCCTGTTTGTAGGGTCGGTGTTTTTTCGGTTGCTCTCGGAGTTGAAGGCAGGATTCTTTACTGCAATCGTACTGGCACTTCTGGTTACGTCGTCTCTAGCCGGTGAGCAGGTCGCGCGTCTACCGTTGTCGATCGGTTCAGGTGCGTTGTGTGTTTTGTTCCTGGTAGTTGGTCGTTTCATTCGCCGCGCTTCGATGCTGACGAAGCCGCACCCTCTCTTTGTTTCATTCTTAGCGGTATTCCTATTTGCAGTGTTCGCGTCCGGGCTACTTCCGTCTCTGGACTTGAAACGCGGAGACTACGGATTTCCTGTGCTTGGCATTGTTGCTGCCGCTATGGCTTTCGTGGTTCTTTTGGGCGTGAGTGGAGCGCTGTCGAGCTTAATTGGCCGAGAGGGTGGCTTCCAGAGTTGGATAACACGACTGGCGTCGTGTTCGCTGGGAGTTGTGTTGATCCACGCATTCCCGATTATGGTTCTACGCGGCTTGGCGCCGACATGGTGCATATTCTTGTCGAGTCTGATCGTGAGCTGGTTAATATCGGTAGCTTTTCTTCGGTTCAAAGTAGGAAGAGCTGTTCTCGGAGTCGGGTAA
- a CDS encoding UDP-glucose dehydrogenase family protein yields MTMRIAVFGTGYLGATHAACMAELGHEVLGVDVDAAKLAKLEAGEVPFYEPGLEEVLRRNIAAGRLRFTSSYEEAAEFADIHFLGVGTPQKKGEFAADLKFVDAVVETLAPLLTGPAVIFGKSTVPVGTAERLGGRARELAPAGDAVEVAWNPEFLREGFAVRDTLHPDRLVLGVDRNRPGRAEAVAREVYAQLLDEGIPFLVSDLATAELVKASANAFLATKISFINAIAEVCEASGADVTVLADAIGHDARIGRRFLNAGLGFGGGCLPKDIRAFMARAGELGADQALTFLREVDNINMRRRTRMVELAREACGSLLGARVAVLGAAFKPDSDDVRDSPALNVAGQIQLQGAAVNVYDPKAMDNSRALFPTLGYSDTALDACEGADVVLVLTEWPEFQKLQPADLDAVVRKKVLIDGRNCLDPQQWRVAGWTYRGLGRP; encoded by the coding sequence ATGACGATGCGGATAGCGGTGTTCGGTACTGGGTACCTCGGTGCTACCCATGCCGCATGCATGGCTGAACTGGGTCATGAAGTGCTCGGCGTCGATGTCGACGCGGCAAAGCTCGCCAAACTCGAGGCCGGCGAGGTGCCCTTCTACGAACCGGGACTCGAAGAAGTCCTGCGGCGGAACATTGCCGCGGGGCGCCTTCGCTTCACCTCCTCCTACGAGGAAGCGGCAGAGTTTGCCGACATACATTTCCTCGGTGTCGGAACCCCACAGAAGAAGGGGGAGTTCGCCGCCGACCTTAAGTTTGTCGATGCCGTCGTCGAGACCCTGGCACCTCTTCTTACCGGGCCGGCGGTGATATTCGGTAAGTCGACAGTCCCCGTCGGTACGGCCGAACGGTTGGGTGGGCGCGCTCGCGAACTGGCGCCAGCCGGAGATGCCGTCGAGGTGGCGTGGAATCCCGAGTTCCTGCGTGAAGGCTTCGCCGTCCGAGATACGTTGCACCCGGACCGTCTCGTCCTCGGAGTAGATCGCAATCGACCCGGCCGAGCGGAGGCGGTCGCACGCGAGGTGTACGCGCAGCTTCTGGACGAGGGCATCCCGTTCCTGGTATCGGATCTTGCGACCGCCGAACTGGTGAAGGCCTCAGCGAATGCGTTTCTGGCTACCAAGATCTCGTTCATCAACGCGATCGCGGAAGTGTGTGAAGCATCCGGTGCCGACGTCACTGTGCTGGCCGACGCAATCGGCCACGACGCTCGCATCGGCCGGCGCTTCCTCAATGCCGGACTTGGCTTCGGTGGCGGCTGCCTACCGAAGGACATCAGGGCGTTCATGGCGCGGGCGGGTGAGTTGGGGGCAGACCAGGCCCTCACCTTCCTGCGTGAAGTCGACAACATCAACATGCGTCGTCGAACCCGCATGGTCGAACTCGCGCGCGAAGCATGCGGTTCACTCTTGGGCGCGAGGGTCGCGGTGTTGGGTGCGGCATTCAAACCTGACTCCGACGATGTGCGTGATTCCCCGGCCCTGAACGTCGCCGGCCAGATTCAGCTGCAGGGCGCCGCGGTCAACGTGTACGACCCCAAAGCAATGGATAACTCGCGGGCGCTGTTCCCGACACTCGGATACTCGGACACCGCGTTGGACGCATGCGAAGGGGCGGACGTCGTCCTGGTGCTGACCGAATGGCCTGAGTTCCAGAAGCTTCAGCCCGCAGATCTGGATGCCGTGGTGCGCAAGAAGGTCCTCATAGATGGGCGTAACTGCCTTGATCCGCAACAATGGCGCGTTGCCGGCTGGACCTACAGAGGTCTTGGAAGGCCGTAG
- a CDS encoding YdcF family protein — MRRLAILAVSALGAAAVGVAGLGGVGYFLYSKSHVDPMRPVDAIIVLGGDRDGREEYGIELAREGFSTNVVLSHPYWKGDRKMAEFCAIQDQRFTVTCVPPQPRTTRGEALFTRDLAAQHGWTSVLVISWRYHLPRARYIFSQCFEGEIVMRPVPRDYDFSVAHWEYIYLYQTVAFVKAFFQGRF; from the coding sequence GTGCGGCGACTAGCGATCCTTGCAGTGAGTGCTCTTGGGGCTGCGGCTGTTGGCGTGGCCGGCCTGGGTGGGGTCGGCTACTTCCTCTACTCCAAGTCGCATGTCGATCCGATGAGGCCTGTCGATGCGATCATCGTGCTCGGCGGGGATCGCGACGGTCGCGAAGAGTACGGCATCGAACTTGCGCGGGAGGGCTTCTCGACGAACGTTGTGCTGTCGCATCCCTACTGGAAGGGCGACCGCAAGATGGCCGAGTTCTGTGCCATCCAGGATCAGCGCTTCACCGTCACCTGCGTCCCGCCGCAACCGCGTACGACGCGCGGCGAGGCCCTGTTCACGCGGGACCTCGCCGCGCAGCACGGGTGGACCAGCGTCCTGGTGATCAGCTGGCGGTACCACTTGCCGCGTGCGCGGTACATCTTCTCCCAGTGCTTCGAAGGCGAGATCGTGATGCGGCCGGTCCCGCGGGACTACGACTTCAGCGTCGCCCACTGGGAGTACATCTACCTCTATCAGACGGTCGCGTTCGTCAAGGCGTTCTTTCAAGGGCGTTTCTGA
- a CDS encoding cold-shock protein, producing MATIGVVRSWSIEAMWGVIDSDETPGGCWTLFHSVAVEGFPALREGQQVEFEWDALDSPIHGCSFYTIRAWPAGSEPYVAPASESPFSSRLWAIAPDCTARELTEADFPPVPPRIHADRTTGIVRTCIDEEGWGVIDSDATPGGAWSHFSLVEGPGYRSLTPGHEVTFEPETMVGGTQDGYHYRALDVRKVE from the coding sequence ATGGCAACTATTGGCGTCGTGCGCAGCTGGAGCATCGAGGCGATGTGGGGCGTCATCGATTCCGACGAGACGCCGGGTGGATGTTGGACGTTGTTCCACAGCGTGGCGGTTGAGGGCTTCCCCGCGCTTCGCGAGGGCCAGCAGGTGGAGTTCGAGTGGGACGCACTCGATAGCCCCATCCACGGGTGCAGCTTCTACACGATTCGCGCGTGGCCGGCGGGCAGCGAACCATACGTCGCGCCGGCGTCAGAGAGCCCATTCTCGTCCCGATTGTGGGCGATCGCTCCCGACTGCACGGCGCGAGAGCTCACCGAGGCGGACTTCCCTCCCGTGCCGCCTCGGATCCACGCCGACCGGACCACGGGAATCGTGCGCACCTGCATTGACGAAGAGGGTTGGGGCGTGATCGATTCCGACGCAACCCCCGGAGGTGCGTGGTCGCACTTCAGCCTCGTCGAGGGGCCGGGCTATCGCTCATTGACGCCGGGACACGAGGTGACGTTCGAGCCCGAGACCATGGTCGGCGGAACACAGGACGGCTACCACTACCGCGCACTCGACGTTCGGAAGGTGGAGTAG
- a CDS encoding HNH endonuclease signature motif containing protein → MGIGEDIQGALSDEILTTAIGDAWRLAEVELLDSVVRISDEIQKLEALRVKLVGAVDHRCTVDVLGFPNVKMWLASKTLLEVGAAGRIVMLGRGLRRQPEIADEFYATNISAEHAALVMKFCERPPKGMPVEALDDCRNALLLAASGPTANTDAVRAVIARLERIFESDDPPPSEDAELNEFHACKTLNGRMAVKGDLDAVTGEMLLSALSGLSKPQPAQDGTKDTRAPGQRRADGFTELLRRYLNSGIAGEEGGERPHVSLHVNARDLADYTERATREQQEAATSSDRTLFDVDGVAWTEWMGPLSIKTARLLSCDSIYTPIVLDDNEAPLDLGRATRTVTKRQRKALVARDRGCAFPGCGAPPSWCEGHHIIHFIDGGPSNMDNLVLLCRFHHRLLHHSEWEIEMGTDGHPKFIPPRQVDWERKPMPAHSRSRPHAS, encoded by the coding sequence ATGGGGATCGGGGAGGATATCCAGGGGGCGTTGTCAGACGAAATTCTGACAACCGCGATCGGTGACGCGTGGCGTCTGGCCGAGGTCGAACTGCTCGACTCGGTTGTACGTATTTCGGACGAGATTCAGAAACTCGAGGCCCTGCGCGTCAAGCTGGTCGGTGCGGTCGACCACCGCTGCACGGTCGATGTGCTGGGATTCCCGAACGTCAAGATGTGGCTCGCCTCCAAGACGCTGCTCGAGGTGGGTGCGGCGGGGCGAATCGTGATGCTGGGCCGAGGTTTGCGACGCCAACCGGAGATCGCGGACGAGTTCTATGCCACGAACATTTCGGCGGAGCACGCTGCGCTGGTCATGAAGTTCTGTGAGCGGCCACCGAAAGGCATGCCGGTCGAGGCGCTGGATGACTGCCGAAATGCGCTGCTGCTCGCAGCATCCGGTCCCACGGCCAACACGGACGCGGTGCGCGCCGTCATCGCCAGGCTGGAACGCATCTTCGAATCCGACGATCCGCCGCCCAGCGAAGACGCCGAACTCAACGAATTCCACGCCTGCAAAACGCTCAACGGACGCATGGCCGTCAAAGGCGACCTCGACGCCGTCACCGGCGAAATGCTGCTCTCCGCACTCTCCGGACTGTCCAAGCCCCAACCCGCGCAGGACGGAACCAAAGACACCCGCGCCCCCGGACAACGACGCGCCGACGGGTTCACCGAACTGCTGCGCCGCTACCTCAACTCCGGCATCGCCGGCGAAGAAGGCGGAGAACGGCCACACGTCTCACTCCACGTCAACGCGCGAGACCTGGCCGACTACACCGAGAGGGCTACACGAGAACAGCAGGAAGCTGCCACCTCGTCCGACCGCACACTCTTCGACGTCGACGGAGTGGCCTGGACCGAGTGGATGGGGCCGCTGAGTATCAAGACAGCCCGGCTCCTCAGCTGCGACTCGATCTACACACCAATCGTTCTCGACGACAACGAGGCACCGCTCGACCTCGGCAGGGCAACCCGAACCGTCACGAAACGACAGCGTAAAGCGTTGGTGGCGAGAGACCGTGGATGCGCCTTCCCCGGGTGTGGTGCGCCGCCATCGTGGTGCGAAGGCCACCACATCATCCACTTCATCGACGGTGGGCCATCCAACATGGATAATCTAGTGCTGCTCTGCCGATTCCACCACCGACTGCTCCACCACAGCGAGTGGGAAATCGAAATGGGAACCGACGGGCACCCCAAGTTCATCCCGCCGCGGCAAGTGGACTGGGAACGAAAGCCGATGCCGGCGCACAGCCGGTCACGGCCCCACGCCTCCTGA
- a CDS encoding helix-turn-helix transcriptional regulator — protein sequence MGPTWPLIQRQVEFDAITASLTARSGGCGVVLTGDPGVGKTTLARFATESLPRQVKWVAGTESARSIPLGVFAHLVGASTSRDPVAFLSAARQALLDDGHSRDVVIGVDDAHLLDQLSATFLHQLALDRAVHIVATVRNGETVPDAITSLWKDGHLQRLELAPFSRDQSIELIESVLDGPLEGLSADTIWEASGGNALFVRHLVEGALEAGTLRRSGGVWQLRGRAAITSELASLLEHRIDQIPHDVLQALQLLTFCEPLDLDILGQLAGEDAVEEAERRGLVRIVEDGHRLDVRYTHPLFGEVIRRRVGRAAGRRLRGQLVEALSGRAVVGASNRIRLAELALDSDRSVDTELLTTAAEDAIGLANVPLGERLARAALAETGGFEAADLLARALLWQGHATEAESLLLSFAPDSLDQVQLVRWGTSRIANLFWASGESEKADDVLAVLRERVTHPSLVPIIEGIGSVCAVFENRPEEAAAAATAILAADRVLPWAVEWAFFGGGLSLALMGRGDSVPELAARSAAVADQIDGLLRFPAAHGEILALTLTGEFAAAQRRAEKYLSLASSGRYVAWGLANILVGTVELCRGRFTDAAHRLEQAIAALNVGDTADAISWSFPAYIALGQAYAELGRIHEADGIITAAQARNGRHVAVFGPQLTMSQAWLAAARGETSRAVDLSRSAAESACKSGQFGIEAVALHLATRFGDTTTATRLAELAGICDGELVDIVARHAAAVAAGHGCGVTSAAAEFERIGALPDAADAYARAAIAFTHAGDKRRSIECAAAAEALSARCDHMSSPALVEAAHPLPLTSREREVGSMVAAGLSNRQIAERLFVSVRTVEGHIYRACMKLDVADRNGLAESMGTPRIHADRITGTVRTWSDEEGCGVIDSDATPGGAWTHARNVAGSGVHSLTPGQHVTFEPEKVVSGTQDGYHYRALDVRKVA from the coding sequence ATGGGTCCGACGTGGCCTCTGATTCAGCGGCAAGTCGAGTTCGACGCGATCACCGCGTCGCTCACGGCTCGGTCCGGGGGATGCGGTGTCGTCCTCACGGGCGATCCCGGCGTCGGCAAGACCACCCTCGCGCGGTTCGCCACCGAGTCGCTGCCACGTCAGGTGAAGTGGGTGGCGGGCACCGAATCGGCGCGGAGCATCCCGCTGGGCGTGTTCGCCCATCTGGTCGGCGCGTCCACCTCCCGGGATCCGGTCGCCTTCCTGTCCGCGGCGCGCCAGGCGCTACTCGACGACGGCCACAGTCGCGACGTGGTGATCGGCGTCGACGACGCGCACCTCCTCGATCAGCTCTCGGCGACGTTCCTCCATCAGCTTGCACTCGACCGGGCGGTGCACATCGTCGCCACCGTGCGCAACGGTGAGACCGTGCCCGACGCGATCACGTCGCTGTGGAAGGACGGTCACCTCCAGCGGCTCGAACTGGCGCCGTTCAGCCGGGACCAGAGCATCGAGTTGATCGAGTCCGTACTCGACGGCCCCCTCGAGGGGCTGAGCGCAGACACGATCTGGGAGGCGTCCGGCGGCAACGCGTTGTTCGTCCGGCATCTGGTGGAGGGCGCCCTCGAAGCCGGGACGCTGCGCCGGTCCGGTGGCGTGTGGCAGTTGCGGGGGCGGGCCGCCATCACGTCCGAACTGGCATCCCTGCTGGAACACCGGATCGATCAGATTCCCCACGACGTGCTGCAGGCACTGCAGCTACTCACGTTCTGCGAGCCGCTCGATCTGGACATCCTCGGTCAGCTGGCGGGCGAGGACGCGGTGGAGGAGGCGGAGCGACGCGGCCTCGTCAGGATCGTCGAGGACGGACACCGCCTCGACGTCCGCTACACGCATCCACTGTTCGGTGAGGTGATCCGACGCCGGGTGGGACGCGCGGCGGGCCGGCGGCTGCGAGGTCAGCTCGTCGAGGCCCTGAGCGGCCGGGCCGTCGTCGGAGCGTCCAATCGGATTCGCCTGGCCGAGCTGGCCCTCGACAGCGACCGGTCCGTAGACACCGAACTGCTGACCACCGCGGCGGAGGATGCGATCGGGTTGGCGAATGTGCCGCTGGGAGAGCGTCTCGCACGTGCCGCCCTCGCCGAGACCGGCGGATTCGAGGCCGCCGACCTCCTGGCCCGGGCCCTGTTGTGGCAGGGGCACGCGACGGAGGCCGAATCGCTGTTGCTCTCCTTTGCGCCCGACAGCCTGGACCAGGTGCAACTGGTGCGCTGGGGTACGTCGCGAATCGCCAACCTGTTCTGGGCGAGCGGCGAGTCGGAGAAGGCCGACGACGTCCTCGCGGTTCTCCGGGAGAGGGTGACGCATCCCAGTCTCGTGCCGATCATCGAGGGAATCGGCTCGGTGTGTGCGGTGTTCGAGAACCGGCCCGAGGAGGCCGCCGCGGCGGCGACGGCGATCCTGGCCGCCGACCGGGTGCTGCCGTGGGCGGTCGAGTGGGCGTTCTTCGGCGGCGGGCTGTCGCTGGCACTGATGGGACGCGGAGACTCGGTGCCGGAACTGGCGGCGCGCAGCGCTGCGGTGGCCGATCAGATCGACGGACTGCTGCGTTTCCCGGCCGCACACGGTGAGATTCTCGCGCTCACTCTGACCGGCGAGTTCGCCGCGGCGCAGCGGCGTGCCGAGAAGTACCTGTCGCTGGCGTCGAGTGGCCGCTATGTTGCGTGGGGCCTCGCGAACATCTTGGTCGGAACGGTGGAATTGTGTCGCGGTCGGTTCACCGACGCCGCACACCGCCTCGAGCAGGCAATCGCCGCCCTCAACGTGGGCGATACGGCCGATGCCATTTCGTGGAGTTTCCCCGCCTATATCGCACTCGGTCAGGCGTATGCGGAACTCGGTCGCATTCACGAGGCGGACGGGATCATCACGGCAGCGCAGGCCCGCAACGGCCGGCACGTGGCCGTGTTCGGTCCCCAGCTCACGATGTCGCAGGCGTGGCTCGCCGCCGCACGAGGCGAAACGTCGCGGGCTGTTGATCTGTCGCGTTCGGCTGCAGAGTCCGCTTGCAAGTCCGGGCAATTCGGCATCGAGGCGGTGGCACTTCACCTGGCCACCCGGTTCGGTGACACGACTACCGCGACGCGTCTCGCAGAGTTGGCCGGCATCTGCGACGGCGAACTTGTCGACATCGTTGCCCGGCATGCGGCGGCAGTCGCGGCAGGGCACGGATGCGGTGTGACATCGGCAGCGGCCGAGTTCGAGAGGATCGGCGCTCTGCCGGATGCCGCCGACGCGTATGCGCGGGCGGCGATCGCGTTTACCCATGCTGGTGACAAGCGGCGTTCGATCGAGTGCGCTGCCGCGGCCGAGGCCCTGTCGGCGCGGTGCGATCACATGTCGTCTCCCGCCCTGGTGGAGGCCGCTCATCCACTCCCCCTCACGAGTCGTGAACGTGAGGTGGGGTCGATGGTCGCGGCTGGATTGTCGAACCGGCAGATTGCCGAAAGGTTGTTCGTCTCGGTGCGGACGGTGGAGGGGCATATCTACCGTGCGTGCATGAAGCTCGACGTTGCCGATCGCAACGGGCTTGCAGAGTCGATGGGGACACCACGGATCCACGCCGACCGAATCACCGGAACCGTCCGCACCTGGAGCGACGAAGAGGGCTGCGGCGTGATCGATTCCGACGCAACTCCCGGTGGCGCGTGGACGCACGCTAGGAACGTCGCCGGCTCGGGCGTTCATTCGCTGACGCCAGGACAGCATGTGACGTTCGAACCAGAGAAAGTGGTGAGCGGAACGCAGGACGGCTACCACTACCGGGCACTGGATGTTCGGAAGGTGGCGTAG